The sequence below is a genomic window from Thermoflavifilum sp..
CTGCTTCCCGTGCTTATTTACGGGGAATGGCCGAAGAATTTCATCAGAGTACCAATGCCATTCGTATCGAACTCAACCGTTTTGAAGAAGCGGGGATGCTGGTTTCAGAAAATCAGGGCAATAAAAAAATATATCGCGCGAATACCGATCATCCGCTTTATCCTGATATCCGGAATATTCTGATGAAATATGTGGGGCTTGATCAGGTGTTGAAAGAGGTCATAGAGCGACTGGGCCGATTAGAAAAAGTATATCTAACGGGCGATTATGCATCGGGTAAAGATTCCGGTATTATCGATCTGATATTTGTGGGAAAAATGGATAAGAGCTATTTGGTGAAATTGATTGATAAGGCCGAAAAATTGATTCATCGGAAGATCCGATTTTTGAGTTATGATGTGGATGAATGGAAGCAAAACCATCGTTCCCTTCTTGATCAGGAAAAATTTCTGCTGCTCTGGGAGAAAGAATGAAGAAGATGGTTTGTTCAGGATAAAGAAAAAGTTTAAAAAAGCCGATTCAAACTTTTGTTCATCAGTTAAAACACATATTCATGCAACATCCGGTTCGCTATTTACCTGTATGGATATTGCTTTTTGTCGTTTCAATGGGTATATCCAGCGTGTATGCGCAGCGTATTCCATCTACCATGAATCTCGGCAATGTACAGGTTGATAATTTATCTGATGAACAAATCCGGCAATTCATGTTGCAGGCTCAGCAAAGCGGCCTGAGTGATGCGCAGATCAGTCAGATGGCATTAGCCCGGGGTATGAGTCCGGCTGAATTACAAAAATTGCAGGCCCGGATTGCACGCATCAGAACTCAGGATAGCCTGCGCATCAAGACGCTTCAGCAAGCAGGTGTAGAAGATACCGGCATACGCCGTTTTGGTTATGGGATGTCCGACAGTGCCGCAGTGTCTCGTCTGGTTAATGCCTTGAACATGTTACGCCCACACATTTTCGGCGAAGAATTATTTCGAAATCCTAACTTAACCTTTGAACCGGATTTAAATATTCCAACTCCTAAAAATTATCAGGTAGGACCTGGCGATGAAATTGTCATCGATATTTATGGATATGCTGAAGCGAGTTATCGGCTTACCGTATCGAATGAAGGATCCATTAATATTCCTTATATCGGCATTGTATATGTAAATGGACTTACCATCGATGAAGCAGCTCAACGCATCAAATCAAAATTATCCACGGTATATTCTACCATCAATACAGGAAAAACATCCGTGCAGGTAAGTATAGGTCGCATTCGCAGCATTAAAGTTACATTATTAGGTGAGGTTACTCAGCCCGGTACTTACACTTTACCTTCGCTGGCCACCGTATTTAATGCTTTGTATGCCAGTGGCGGGCCCACACCCAATGGTTCTTTTCGCGATATTGAAGTCATTCGTAATAATGTAGTCATTGATACGGTGGATATTTACGATTTTCTGATGAAAGGTGATCAGCGTAAAAACATTCGCCTGCAGGATCAGGATGTGATTCGAATCCCGGTGTACCAGACACATGTACAAATCAATGGTCAGGTAAAGCGGCCCGGAATTTATGAACTGAAACCCGGCGAAACCTTGCGTGATGTTATCCGTTTTGCTGGAGGTTTCTCAGATAGTGCTTATACCGCTAATATCAAGGTTATTCGCTTGACGCCTGAAGAAAAGAAAGTAATTGATGTACCGGCCGCGGAATTTGCACATTTTATTCCACAAAATGGCGATCAGTTTAGTGTTTCTTCTATCCTCGATAAATATCAAAATCGGGTGCGCATCACAGGAGCCGTATATCGCCCGGGGGTATATGAATTAACGGAAGGACTTACCTTACGGGATTTGATTTTAAAGGCGGATGGACTTCGAGAAGATGCATTTTTACCGAGAGGTTATATCATTCGGCTAAATCCCGATCTCACCACCTCTATTGTGCAATTTGATGTAGCTAAAATCATGAGTGGTACATCCCCCGATATTCCTTTACAAAAAGAGGACATTGTGCAGGTATATTCCATTTTTGATTTACGCGATCAATATGCAGTTTCGATAGAAGGAGAAGTACGTAATCCCGGTTCATATCCTTATGCAGATAGCATGACACTGGAAGATTTAATTATGCAGGCCGGAGGGTTTAAGGTAGGTGCAACGCCCATGCGTATTGAGGTGGCACGAAGGGTAACCAATAGTAATCCTCGATCGCTATCGGCAAGGATAGCTCAGGTATTTGAAGTAAATGTTGAAAAGGATCTTTCTTTACAGGCACGTAAATTCATTCTTCAACCCTTCGACGTAGTGGTTGTGCACAGCTCGCCCGGATATGAAACGCAAAAACAGGTCCGTATAGAAGGGGAAGTCCTGTATCCAGGTACTTATACCATCACCTCACGTGATGAACGTATCTCTGATTTAATTCAACGTGCAGGTGGTCTTACAGCTTTCGCTTATCCAGAAGGGGCCTCGTTACGACGCCCTTCGCAATTTTTAACCGATACAAGTTTAACTACAAAAGAAAGAATGGCACTTCTTGCTCGTTTGCAGAGTGGGATATCGTCGGATAGCTTAAGTAAAATGAGTAATACTGAGCTGGAGATGATGATGGGTCAGCGAAATGAATTGGTAGGGATTGAATTACCGAAAATCTTAGCCCATCCTGGTTCCAGATATGATCTTATTTTAAAAGAAGGAGATATACTCACGGTTCCATCGTTATTGCAAACCGTGCAAATCAATGGTGAAGTGCTCTATCCTTCCGCAACGCCATTTGTGAAAGGTAAAGGTTTGAAATATTATATTTCGCGTGCAGGAGGCTTTTCCATGAATGCCAAAAAAGGTAGGGTATATGTGTTATATCCCAATGGTTTTGTAAAAGGTACAGGACATATATTGTTTATTCGAGATTATCCGCATGTGGAACCTGGATCGCAAATTTTTGTACCGCGCAAGCCTGAAAGACAAAAGGTAAGTTTTGGAGAGGTGATGGGTGTAACATCCAGTATGGTTTCACTTACGGCAGCTATACTGGCTATAATCAGGTTATTGTGACTCACCCTTTTTGGTTCCCCTCTCTACAGGTAGAGAGGGGATGTGGGAGAGAGAAAATAAAAACCCACCCCTTTGGTTCCCCTCTCTATAAAAATAGAGAGGGGATAGGGGAGAGTCAGTTGTTCATCATGAACAAAAGTAAAATTATATTATTAGCACGTGAACTCAGGAAAAAGCAAACGCCTGAAGAGAAGCTTTTGTGGGAAGAATTAAGGAATAGAAGATTGAATGGTTTAAAGTTTTTACGTCAACATCCTATTATTTATGAAAATGATCCCAACAAAGGATTATTATTTTTTATTGCTGATTTTTATTGTGCTGAAAAGCGATTGGTTATCGAGCTGGATGGAAAGATTCATGATTTTCAGAAAGAATATGATGCAAATAGAGATTTTATTTTAAAACAATTAAACTTGCGTGTACTGAGGATTAAAAATGAGGAGTTGAAAGATATGAAGGAAGTAAAGAGAAAGATATTGAATTGCTGACTCACCCCTTGCGTTCCCCTCTCTATAAAATAGAGAGGGGTTGGGGGGAGAAAAAATATAAACTCACCCCTTTAATTCCCCTCTCTATTTTGTAGAGAGGGGTCAGGGAAGAGTGAGAAATAACTCATGTAATCTTTGTTTCTGCCTAAATAAAACTTAAAACTCACCCCTTTTGATTCCTTCTCTCTACAGGTAGAGAGGGGATAGGGAAGAGTGAGAAAATACAAACACACCCCTTTAATTCCCCTCTCTATAAGATAGAAAGGGGTCAGGGGTGAGTAAGTAAAGTTTCTCCATCCATAACGCATTCGATATGACCGAAACACATCGCCCCATTCCCGTGGAGGATGAGATTTCGATTAAAGATCTCATCCTGAAATTCAGAGAATGGATATATTACTTGCGTACTAAATGGTTGACATTGTTGATATGTGGGTTAGTGGGTGCATTGCTGGGTTTAGCTTATGCCTGGTTGAAGAAACCGAAATATGTCGCCACGCTCACCTTTGCGCTGGAAGAAAAATCCAGTAGTGGATTACTTTCTTCCTATGCAGGTTTAGCCAGTCAGCTTGGCTTTGATCTGGGAAGTACGGGTGGGGGCGTGTTTTCCGAAAGTAATATCATGGACTTGATGCAATCGAGGCTCATGATCACCCAGGCATTGCTGGATACGATTTATGATATACATGGCCGCATGATGAGTCTGGCTGATTATTATATCGACATGAATCATTTGCGTAAAGCATGGAGCAAGAGCACGAATATACCTCCACATATTTCTTTCCCACCAGGTATTTCCGCCGATTCATTGACCTATATCCAGGACAGCCTGATGGGGACTTTCTGTACATATATCAACAAGCATTATCTGGATATTGAAAAACCGAATAAAGAAGGGAGCATCATTCAGGTAACCTGTACAGCACCCGATGAGTTGTTTGCGAAAAGATTTACCGAAGGTCTGGTTAAACATGTCTCTTTATTTTATATCCAGACCAAGACAAAACGGGCGTCCCGGAATGTAGATCTTTTACAGGCCAGGCTCGATTCGGTCAGGCGTGCTTATTTAGGGGCTTTGTATGGAACGGCTATTAGTACAGACCTAAATCTCAATCCTGCTCGTGCAGTAGTAAGTGTGCCAGCTATTAATAAGCAAACACAAGCACAAATTTTAGGAGCTGAATATGCCGAACTGGTGAAAAATCTCGAGATTGCAAGGATGACCCTGCTTCAGGAAACTCCGCTGATACAGGTGATCGATAAACCTATATTGCCGTTGAAGGAAATGAGACTGGGGAAGATAAAGGGTTTTATAATTGGTGGATTTCTCGGCGTATTATTAGCTGGATTTCTTCTTTCAATGATGAAAATGTACCATGATATTATGTATGGATAGGAATGATGAAAAAAGATTATTGATTGCTTGTAAATAAGAAAAGATTACCCAGTTTTTTTAAGAATTAATTGGTTATTTCCTCTGGTTCAGGAAGATTATAAGCATATTTATGAAGTTTTTTTTTCGGGCGGAAGGGTATAAGAAAGGAATTGTATATTCAATTCTATTCAGTGCCATTGCAAAGCTGACAGCATTTTTAAACATTGCACTCATAGCTTATATATTTGGAACAAATGGTCAGTCTGATGTCTATTTCTTTATCTTAAATGCGATTCAGTTAATTAGTTTTCTGATATCGGTGATGGAGTCTACGGTCATTATTCCAGAGTCTATGCGTTTACGGGAACAGGTGGGGAAGGATGAATCGATGTTGTTTGTTAATTATTTTTTTAAACTCTATTTTATAATTGGTATTATTGTTACGATAATTATATTCATTAATCCACTTTTTCTTTTTTCTCATTTTTCTGGTTTTAATAGGGCCCTGCTGTCAGAAAATAAATATCTTTTATATGGTTCACCTTTATTATTGCTGTTGATTATTTATTCAAATTTACTTTCTGAAGTACTATCTTCTTACATGTACTTTACAACCCCTATGATTGTAAATATAATTAATAATATTACTTCAGTTGTATTCCTTCTTAGTACGCATAAGTGTCTGGGAATTCTTTCCGTTTTGCTTGGACTTATGATTGGCTATCTAATAAATATTTTATTTCTTGTATATCATTTAATTTCTTCTTTAGGCTGGAAGTTTCGTTTTCCCGGATACTCGCTTACATCAGCGGTTAAGAAGAACTTACTATACGCACACATTGGTAATATAACGGGATTTATTTACAACTATTTTGGATTATATTTATTAAGCTTTTTAGGCACTGGAGTCGTCAGTGCGATGAGTTATGGGAAACGGTTGAGCGATGTCCCTAATCATGTTATATGCGGGCAATTTTCCTCTGTATTGGGCATTAAATTTAACAATGAGTTTGCGAGGGGAGATTTGGTTTCATTAAATAACACTTTAGTGAGGGGACTAAAAATACTTTTATTTATTGTAACTCCAATTGCTACTTATTCTTTTTTATTTTCAGATAATATTATTCATTTATTATTAGCTCGAGGTGCTTTTAATGCTTTTTCCATAAAAGAATCTTCATTATTTTTTAAATATTTTATTCTTTGCTTACCTTTTATTGCTATAAATACCGTTATGGCCAGATTTTTTATGTCGATTCAGCATGTTAGATTTTCATCTGCCATTCAAATATTATTTGCTATATCAAATGTGATTCTGTTATTGTTTTTAATTCATACATATAAGGAGATTGGATATGTATTATCATTTTTATTCTCATATTTCTTGATCACAATAATCTATCTTTATATAAATTTTAGATTTATAAAATATATTGATTATTTTTCAGTATTTATTTATTTAATTAAGGTTTTTATTATTAATATTATTCTTGGATATGTTGTTTATTCTATGATTCATATATTGTTTCATCAATTATTATGGAATCTATTTTTTGGTTTTCTCTTTTATTTTATTTTACTTATTTTTTTAAATAGCTTATTTTCTATTAACACTGATATACGATTCTTCATAATTGAAAAATTAAAAAAAATCATATTGTGATAGATGCCTGATAATCCTATAAAGTAATAGATTATAATGTATATATTAATTCATTTTTATTTTTTTCATTAAATTTTTTAAATTACTTATGGATATTTTTTTAAGTGTTAATTGATTATTTATCTTAAACAAGTCTTTTTATTGAATTATTGTTGATAAAATTTATATTCATCAAATTTATATTGATCTTTCTTTGTCCTATTCATTTTTCTGATTTTGCTAAAATAAAGCCAATTGGAAAAGTAATGATAATTAGAATACGAGATAGTGAATTCTTTTGTAGAAAATTTTTCCATGAAAGTAATTTTGAATGAAGGCCTAAACGAGTCCAATTAATGGCAATTTTTATAAAATAAAACGGTCTATAACGAAAGTAGTGTGTTTCTTCATTCAGAATCTGCTCCATTAATATGTAATAGCCTGCGGAATCAGGTTTAACTGAATGGGGTGTCATAATGCGATTTGTATGTCCTGTATGATAAATACGGAGTGCTTCATTTACAAATCGAGTTTTATACGTTCGAGCAATTGCTTTCCAAATAATACTTTCAGGTACATATCCTGGGATATTTTCTGGGAAGGGATATTTTCTAAGGACATCTATTCGATGGAATCCCCATTTTTCACCTCGAATACAATATTGATAGAATATGTCCAATGAATTTGAGTCGAAATATTTTTCACTTGGAAATAAATCTCCTATAATCTGTCCGTTTTCATCCATGCAATGCACTGTAATGCCAGTGAATTCATCTCGTTGATCTGCTGGTATAGATTCCCAATGATAAATAAATCTTTCAAGTGCATGAGGTACGCATTCATCATCACTATCAAACGGAAGGAAAAATTTCCCTTTTGCTTCTCTAACTGCTCGATTATGGGCTACTTTTTTATGACCATGTGATTGTTTTATATAACGAATGGGGAAATGCGCCTCTTTTTGCCAGCGGATAATGAGCTCTTCTGTATTGTCTGTAGAACCATCATCAATAACCAACCATTCAAAATCGGTAAAGGTCTGCCGCTTCAGACTATTATAAACTCGTGGAAGAAGATGCGCACGGTTATATGTTGGAGTGAATACCGTAAAGGTGTACGCCCTGCTGTCCATAGTTATATATAAATTTCAAGTGATTACCAGTTTGGCTAAATTCTTATAGATATTAAACTCATGATTTTTCCTACAAATATAGAAATTCCGTTAAATAAAAAACTGTACAAATGAATCTGGGAATCTGATTATTCTTTAGTTTATAGCACATATTTTGTGGATATGAATTTGCTTTTATTATATTTCTATATATTAGCGATTTTGATTTGTTTTTTGCTGGTAGTTTATCCTTTTATGTTGTTTAGCTTTTACTAATCTTTGTTATTACATGAAGGTACTTCATATCATAACAGGTTTAGGAGATGGTGGCGCGGAAATGATCTTGTATCAAATCTGTAAGTTTGATGATTTAGACCGTCATGTCGTGATTAGCCTCTCCGGACCTGGTAAATATACTCAATTATTGCAAGAAATAGGTGTAAAAGTTTTTACCTGTAATTTGCATTCCAACAAATTATTGGGTTTGTATTTATTGATCAAATATATTAGGCAAATTCGGCCCGATGTCATACAAACCTGGATGTATCACGGTAACTTGATCGGAGGTATTGGCGCTCGAATTTCCGGGTACAGAAAAATATTCTGGTCCATTCGAAATAGCGGACATAATCTATCACTTTTCAATTTTAAAACGAGAGTTATTGTTAAATTAGGTGGCTTTTTTTCTTCTTTTATTCCGGTGAAGATCATTAGTTGTTCATCGGCTGCATTAGCTCCTCATATTCGGTTAGGATATAAGTGTAATCAATTTGTGGTTATACCCAATGGGTATGACGTTGATAGGTTTTCAGTATGTCATCAAGATGCCGGCAAAGTTCGAAAGCAATATTTACCTTCGTTTGATATACCTTTGTTGGGTATGGTTGCTCGTTTTGATCCCAGTAAGGATCATGAAAACTTATTTGCCGCACTTCATCATCTGGTTACAAAGGGTTGTGTTTTTAAATGTCTGTTAATAGGCAATGGTTTATCCGTTGATAACAAATCTATAACCGATCTTCTGGCAACGTATGGTATAGAAGATCACGTCATATTATTAGGCTCGCAGGCAAATATACCTTTATGGATGAAGGTATTAGACATCCATGTGTTATCGTCCGCGGCTGAAGCTTTCCCTAATGTGCTTGCAGAGGCCATGCTTTCTGGCACCCCCTGTGTGTCCACCGATGTGGGTGATGCCAGTTTAATCATAGGGGATACCGGATGGCTTGTTCCACCCCGCGATCCTGTAGCGCTTTCTCAAGCCCTATTAGAAGCTATTGAGGAGTTCAAAAATCCCCAGCAATGGTCCAGGCGAAAAGAATTGGCGAGAAAACGAATAATCGATAATTTTACGATTCAAAAAATGATCAATGCCTATCGTGAGCTCTGGTCATCTGCATGATTATTTTATGCAAATTTTGATATCTTAACTTGATGGAAAAAACTTCGAACCATAATCCTGTGCGCCTCGCCATAGTTTGCAATCAGGTTTTTTCTCTTATCCATTTTCGTAAACATCTTATCCGGGAGTTTACAGGCAGAGGTTATGAGGTATGTGTGTTTACCCCTTGTATCACTGCGGAGGAAAGTAAGCAAATCATTGCGCTGGGGGCAAGGCCTGTTGCATATATATTATCCAGGTCGGGGATCAACCCTTTTTTTGAACTTTTTTCTTTAATCAGTTTATACCTCAAGTTACGTCAATTCCGCCCTCATGTTTTGTTGACCATTATGTTGAAACCAAGTCTTTATGGAGGAGTAGTAGCCAGATTGTTACGTATTCCCCGGTACTATTGTCTGATAACAGGACTTGGTTTTTCATTTACGCAAACAGATAAAAAACGCTTTGTCCGCTATATAGCGCGAAACGCCATCCAGTATCTGGCACAATTCTCCATCAAAACCGCCTCAGCTGTTATGTTTCAGAATACAGATGATATGCAATTATTTATAAAAAATCGACTGGTTAGTTCCGATCAGGCATTTTGTGTAGGTGCTACGGGTGTTGATCTTTCTGAATGGCATCCTGTTCCATCGGTTTTAGATCCGATTACTTTTTTACTTGCCGCCCGATTGATTCAGGAAAAAGGGATATTTGAATTTATTGAAGCCGCCAGATCAATCAAACAGCGGTATCCTGCTACTCGTTTTATTCTTCTGGGTGGGATAGATATAAACCCGGCAAAGCTGTCGCGTCAACAGGTGATGTTATGGGTTAACGAGGGCATTGTTGAATGGCCGGGGCATGCAGATATGAGATCCTGGTTGAAAAAAGCAAGTGTATTTGTTTTGCCATCTTACAGAGAGGGAGTGCCGCGCAGTACGCAAGAAGCCATGGCTATGGGCAGACCTGTAATTACTACCGATGTCCCGGGTTGCAGGGAAACGGTTATCGATGGTGTCAATGGTTTTTTGATTCCCCCCAGAAATGCTTGGGCTCTCGCTCATGCCATGGAAAAGTTTATATTGAACCCGGTGTTGATTGAGATCATGGGAAAGGAAAGTCGAAGAATGGCTGAAGAAAGATTTAATGTGCATCATGCGAATATGCGTATTCTGCACGTTATGCAAATTTCCATGCAGCAGCCGTCGGAAGTGCATAATATGCTGACAAGCAATTGATCAATACCAATGAAACATGTGTGGCATTACTGGATTCATTGATGCAGGCACTCCGCGTTATGACGATTTATTCGGTGCCATCAAACGAATGACATCGGCCATTCGGCATCGTGGACCGGACGATGAAGGGATATGGATAGATGAAACTATTCCCATCGCACTTGGTCACAGGCGCTTATCTATTATTGATCTTTCTCCTTCCGGCCATCAACCCATGGTCTCGGCTCATGGCCGGTATGTGATGGTGTTTAATGGCGAGATTTATAATTATCTTGATATTAAACAGCAACTGGAAGCTTCCGGTGATGCACCTGCCTGGAGAGGGCATTCGGATACAGAAGTATTGTTGGCTGCATTTGAACGTTGGGGGCCCGAAAAGGCTATTCAGCAATGTACAGGGATGTTTGCCATTGCATTGTGGGATATTCAAGATCGTAAACTACATTTGATGCGTGATCGCATGGGTGAGAAACCACTCTACTATGGATGGTCAAATCAGGTACTTTTATTTGGCTCCGAATTAAAGGCGTTTTATGCTCATCCAAAGTGGATAGGTGAGATTAACCGGGATGCACTTTGTTTATATTTGAGATACAACTATATACCCGCACCTTATTCCATTTTTAAGCATGTTTTCAAGTTAATTCCAGGTTCAATCCTCACTGTGTCTCTGGAAGAGATTAAAAATGCTTCAATCCATGCCGAAGTTACCGATCTGCAGCCCAAACCTTATTGGTCCATACATGATGTAGTTGATG
It includes:
- a CDS encoding SLBB domain-containing protein, producing the protein MQHPVRYLPVWILLFVVSMGISSVYAQRIPSTMNLGNVQVDNLSDEQIRQFMLQAQQSGLSDAQISQMALARGMSPAELQKLQARIARIRTQDSLRIKTLQQAGVEDTGIRRFGYGMSDSAAVSRLVNALNMLRPHIFGEELFRNPNLTFEPDLNIPTPKNYQVGPGDEIVIDIYGYAEASYRLTVSNEGSINIPYIGIVYVNGLTIDEAAQRIKSKLSTVYSTINTGKTSVQVSIGRIRSIKVTLLGEVTQPGTYTLPSLATVFNALYASGGPTPNGSFRDIEVIRNNVVIDTVDIYDFLMKGDQRKNIRLQDQDVIRIPVYQTHVQINGQVKRPGIYELKPGETLRDVIRFAGGFSDSAYTANIKVIRLTPEEKKVIDVPAAEFAHFIPQNGDQFSVSSILDKYQNRVRITGAVYRPGVYELTEGLTLRDLILKADGLREDAFLPRGYIIRLNPDLTTSIVQFDVAKIMSGTSPDIPLQKEDIVQVYSIFDLRDQYAVSIEGEVRNPGSYPYADSMTLEDLIMQAGGFKVGATPMRIEVARRVTNSNPRSLSARIAQVFEVNVEKDLSLQARKFILQPFDVVVVHSSPGYETQKQVRIEGEVLYPGTYTITSRDERISDLIQRAGGLTAFAYPEGASLRRPSQFLTDTSLTTKERMALLARLQSGISSDSLSKMSNTELEMMMGQRNELVGIELPKILAHPGSRYDLILKEGDILTVPSLLQTVQINGEVLYPSATPFVKGKGLKYYISRAGGFSMNAKKGRVYVLYPNGFVKGTGHILFIRDYPHVEPGSQIFVPRKPERQKVSFGEVMGVTSSMVSLTAAILAIIRLL
- a CDS encoding endonuclease domain-containing protein, producing MTHPFWFPSLQVERGCGREKIKTHPFGSPLYKNREGIGESQLFIMNKSKIILLARELRKKQTPEEKLLWEELRNRRLNGLKFLRQHPIIYENDPNKGLLFFIADFYCAEKRLVIELDGKIHDFQKEYDANRDFILKQLNLRVLRIKNEELKDMKEVKRKILNC
- a CDS encoding lipopolysaccharide biosynthesis protein; the encoded protein is MTETHRPIPVEDEISIKDLILKFREWIYYLRTKWLTLLICGLVGALLGLAYAWLKKPKYVATLTFALEEKSSSGLLSSYAGLASQLGFDLGSTGGGVFSESNIMDLMQSRLMITQALLDTIYDIHGRMMSLADYYIDMNHLRKAWSKSTNIPPHISFPPGISADSLTYIQDSLMGTFCTYINKHYLDIEKPNKEGSIIQVTCTAPDELFAKRFTEGLVKHVSLFYIQTKTKRASRNVDLLQARLDSVRRAYLGALYGTAISTDLNLNPARAVVSVPAINKQTQAQILGAEYAELVKNLEIARMTLLQETPLIQVIDKPILPLKEMRLGKIKGFIIGGFLGVLLAGFLLSMMKMYHDIMYG
- a CDS encoding lipid II flippase MurJ, whose translation is MKFFFRAEGYKKGIVYSILFSAIAKLTAFLNIALIAYIFGTNGQSDVYFFILNAIQLISFLISVMESTVIIPESMRLREQVGKDESMLFVNYFFKLYFIIGIIVTIIIFINPLFLFSHFSGFNRALLSENKYLLYGSPLLLLLIIYSNLLSEVLSSYMYFTTPMIVNIINNITSVVFLLSTHKCLGILSVLLGLMIGYLINILFLVYHLISSLGWKFRFPGYSLTSAVKKNLLYAHIGNITGFIYNYFGLYLLSFLGTGVVSAMSYGKRLSDVPNHVICGQFSSVLGIKFNNEFARGDLVSLNNTLVRGLKILLFIVTPIATYSFLFSDNIIHLLLARGAFNAFSIKESSLFFKYFILCLPFIAINTVMARFFMSIQHVRFSSAIQILFAISNVILLLFLIHTYKEIGYVLSFLFSYFLITIIYLYINFRFIKYIDYFSVFIYLIKVFIINIILGYVVYSMIHILFHQLLWNLFFGFLFYFILLIFLNSLFSINTDIRFFIIEKLKKIIL
- a CDS encoding glycosyltransferase family 2 protein; the encoded protein is MDSRAYTFTVFTPTYNRAHLLPRVYNSLKRQTFTDFEWLVIDDGSTDNTEELIIRWQKEAHFPIRYIKQSHGHKKVAHNRAVREAKGKFFLPFDSDDECVPHALERFIYHWESIPADQRDEFTGITVHCMDENGQIIGDLFPSEKYFDSNSLDIFYQYCIRGEKWGFHRIDVLRKYPFPENIPGYVPESIIWKAIARTYKTRFVNEALRIYHTGHTNRIMTPHSVKPDSAGYYILMEQILNEETHYFRYRPFYFIKIAINWTRLGLHSKLLSWKNFLQKNSLSRILIIITFPIGFILAKSEK
- a CDS encoding glycosyltransferase, coding for MKVLHIITGLGDGGAEMILYQICKFDDLDRHVVISLSGPGKYTQLLQEIGVKVFTCNLHSNKLLGLYLLIKYIRQIRPDVIQTWMYHGNLIGGIGARISGYRKIFWSIRNSGHNLSLFNFKTRVIVKLGGFFSSFIPVKIISCSSAALAPHIRLGYKCNQFVVIPNGYDVDRFSVCHQDAGKVRKQYLPSFDIPLLGMVARFDPSKDHENLFAALHHLVTKGCVFKCLLIGNGLSVDNKSITDLLATYGIEDHVILLGSQANIPLWMKVLDIHVLSSAAEAFPNVLAEAMLSGTPCVSTDVGDASLIIGDTGWLVPPRDPVALSQALLEAIEEFKNPQQWSRRKELARKRIIDNFTIQKMINAYRELWSSA
- a CDS encoding glycosyltransferase family 4 protein; amino-acid sequence: MEKTSNHNPVRLAIVCNQVFSLIHFRKHLIREFTGRGYEVCVFTPCITAEESKQIIALGARPVAYILSRSGINPFFELFSLISLYLKLRQFRPHVLLTIMLKPSLYGGVVARLLRIPRYYCLITGLGFSFTQTDKKRFVRYIARNAIQYLAQFSIKTASAVMFQNTDDMQLFIKNRLVSSDQAFCVGATGVDLSEWHPVPSVLDPITFLLAARLIQEKGIFEFIEAARSIKQRYPATRFILLGGIDINPAKLSRQQVMLWVNEGIVEWPGHADMRSWLKKASVFVLPSYREGVPRSTQEAMAMGRPVITTDVPGCRETVIDGVNGFLIPPRNAWALAHAMEKFILNPVLIEIMGKESRRMAEERFNVHHANMRILHVMQISMQQPSEVHNMLTSN